In Glandiceps talaboti chromosome 6, keGlaTala1.1, whole genome shotgun sequence, one DNA window encodes the following:
- the LOC144436604 gene encoding arylsulfatase B-like: MKSLILAVLAGAVAIVILRSNKTAKPPHIVFILADDLGWNNIGWNNPEVKTPVLNELARGGILMNNTYSQPLCTPTRAALMTGYYPFRTGLQHAMLLRFQKSGLPLHFKILPQKLKDVGYLTHLVGKWHLGYSKFDLTPTKRGFDSFYGHLGGMTSSYEKKSKDLLVKETSLGYDLRDNTGVVQNDGTFSTMLYTKRAVDIISNHYRDYPLFLYFSMDQPAKGFEVPAKYEALHEHIRNENLRKYYGKLSVMDEAVSNITKALKSRGLWEDTILFFISDNGAVVVTQGNNLPFRSVAGTLFEGGSRVPAMIHGERLKRKGYVNNGLNHITDWHTTLLAVAGIQPEPDLDGKNIWDMIQDGSPSPRNEFIYNIDNFEQSPGAAIRVGDWKLIVGNPNMLYPGQFLHDVDDWYPIDRDVFIPQGARNMETPPPPANVTYLFNLKDDPEERYDLADKYPQKVEELRKRLREYKKDVVPHVDLTLDHRADPDNFNGVFSPWL, encoded by the exons ATGAAGTCCCTTATACTCGCAGTGCTTGCTGGAGCTGTTGCCATAGTGATACTTAGGTCGAATAAGACAGCCAAACCTCCACACATCGTATTTATACTTGCTGATGATCTCG GATGGAATAATATTGGCTGGAATAACCCTGAAGTGAAAACACCAGTACTTAATGAATTGGCCAGAGGTGGCATCCTTATGAACAACACTTACTCGCAGCCCTTATGTACACC AACCAGAGCTGCCCTAATGACAGGTTATTACCCATTTAGAACTGGGCTGCAG CATGCAATGCTGTTGAGATTCCAAAAGAGTGGACTGCCCCTCCACTTTAAAATACTACCACAGAAGCTGAAAGACGTTGGCTATCTTACACATCTTGTTGGAAA ATGGCATCTAGGATACTCTAAATTCGATTTGACCCCAACCAAACGAGGGTTTGATTCTTTCTATGGTCATTTGGGAGGTATGACATCAAGTTACGAAAAGAAATCAAAAGATTTATTAGTGAAAG AAACGTCTTTAGGCTACGATCTTCGAGATAACACGGGCGTGGTTCAAAATGATGGCACATTCTCAACG ATGTTGTACACTAAACGTGCTGTAGACATCATATCAAACCATTATAGAGATTATCCACTGTTTCTTTATTTCTCTATGGACCAACCAGCGAAAGGATTTGAG GTCCCTGCCAAGTATGAAGCCCTCCATGAACATATTAGAAATGAGAATCTCAGGAAATATTATG GAAAACTTTCAGTGATGGATGAAGCTGTTAGTAATATAACAAAGGCATTGAAGTCACGTGGTCTCTGGGAAGACACAATACTATTCTTCATCAGTGAT AATGGCGCCGTCGTTGTCACGCAGGGCAATAATTTGCCGTTTCGTTCTGTCGCAGGAACACTATTTGAAGGTGGTTCTAGGGTGCCAGCAATGATCCATGGAGAACGTCTGAAAAGAAAAGGCTACGTCAACAATGG ACTAAACCACATCACTGACTGGCATACCACTTTACTCGCTGTTGCTGGAATTCAACCTG AACCAGACCTAGATGGTAAAAATATTTGGGACATGATACAAGATGGATCTCCTTCACCACGTAATGAGTTCATCTACAACATTGATAACTTTGAACAATCTCCGGGTGCTGCTATAAG AGTCGGTGATTGGAAATTAATTGTTGGAAACCCAAATATGTTGTATCCAGGTCAGTTCCTTCATGACGTAG ATGATTGGTATCCAATAGATAGAGACGTTTTTATACCTCAAGGAGCAAGGAACATGgaaacaccaccaccaccggcAAATGTCACATATCTATTCAACTTAAAAG ATGACCCAGAAGAACGTTATGATTTGGCTGACAAGTACCCACAAAAAGTCGAAGAACTCAGGAAACGTTTAAGAGAATATAAAAAAGACGTTGTTCCTCACGTGGATCTAACTTTAGATCACAGAGCAGACCCTGATAACTTTAACGGTGTCTTTTCTCCGTGGTTGTAA